In the genome of Spirochaetia bacterium, one region contains:
- the thiI gene encoding tRNA 4-thiouridine(8) synthase ThiI: METKLYLVRLGEISLKGLNRSYFEKTLKNNIKTKLRPYHSVVTKQKGRLYFEIDAACSDEVCDLAFSTTFGVVGYTKCIRCKKDMDVITQEARRLIDDGRFSNGNTFRCTAKRSDKNFPLDSHQLCCQMAELISARYPDLKVKLKNPDFDFFIEIRDKAYMFTTMKKGPSGLPVTTAGKGMLLLSGGIDSPVAGYRMAARGLKMECIYFHAYPYTSDEALQKVRMLAAKIAPYLQGTRLHVVPFTEQQLWIKTHCHEEETTLMFRACMMQVAQKIAVRHNATCIVTGEALSQVASQTLDSMAFTDKTTDLLVLRPLVGMGKEEIMDVARNIGTYETSILPYEDCCVIFSPKHPLTHPIAEVEMEHFTEMDISALLDKAVEETKTFDFLATGEEAEYNSAIKLH; this comes from the coding sequence ATGGAAACAAAACTTTACCTGGTCAGGCTGGGAGAAATTTCCCTCAAGGGCCTGAACCGCTCATATTTCGAAAAAACATTGAAGAACAACATAAAGACAAAGCTTCGGCCTTATCACAGTGTCGTTACGAAGCAGAAGGGGCGCCTCTATTTTGAAATTGATGCTGCCTGCAGCGACGAGGTGTGCGACCTTGCTTTCAGCACGACGTTCGGCGTAGTCGGCTATACGAAATGCATCAGATGCAAGAAGGATATGGATGTAATTACCCAAGAGGCCCGCCGGTTGATCGATGACGGCAGGTTTTCCAATGGAAACACATTCAGATGCACGGCAAAACGTTCTGACAAGAATTTTCCGCTTGATTCGCATCAGCTTTGCTGCCAGATGGCTGAACTCATCTCTGCACGTTATCCGGATCTGAAGGTCAAGCTGAAAAACCCTGACTTTGACTTCTTCATTGAGATCAGAGACAAGGCCTATATGTTCACGACGATGAAGAAAGGACCGAGCGGCTTACCCGTCACGACGGCAGGAAAGGGAATGCTGTTGCTCTCTGGTGGCATTGACAGCCCTGTCGCCGGCTACCGTATGGCAGCCCGAGGTCTCAAGATGGAATGCATCTACTTCCATGCCTATCCCTATACCAGTGATGAGGCTTTGCAGAAGGTCAGGATGCTTGCGGCAAAGATTGCCCCTTATCTCCAGGGAACCAGGCTACATGTCGTGCCTTTCACTGAACAGCAGCTGTGGATAAAGACCCATTGCCATGAAGAAGAAACGACGCTTATGTTCCGTGCTTGTATGATGCAGGTGGCACAGAAAATTGCCGTCAGGCACAATGCTACCTGCATTGTGACCGGAGAGGCACTTTCACAGGTAGCAAGCCAGACGCTCGACTCAATGGCTTTTACTGACAAGACCACCGATCTGCTCGTCCTGAGGCCGTTGGTAGGCATGGGAAAGGAAGAAATAATGGATGTAGCCAGAAACATAGGTACATATGAAACTTCCATTCTTCCATATGAGGATTGCTGTGTCATCTTTTCGCCGAAGCATCCCCTTACCCATCCGATTGCAGAAGTCGAAATGGAGCATTTCACTGAGATGGATATATCTGCCTTGCTCGACAAGGCAGTTGAGGAAACCAAGACTTTTGATTTCCTTGCAACCGGTGAAGAAGCCGAATACAACAGTGCCATCAAGCTTCATTGA
- a CDS encoding cysteine desulfurase, giving the protein MYRKLMLWAGEKVVGYTFKLSHQNQRRCFGKPVQEVIGNMQHYFDNAATTFMCEQALAAYGETARNYPGNPSALHPLGREANVRLETIRKNLADLLQVASSDLYFTSGGTESNSIVLSSLLWSQSPGEIIISSIEHASAGGFARILKQHGWEITTLLAPGGFVQPQALAEALTSRTRMVCIQTVNNVVGSIQDIKSLVQVTRTAGKNFGRPIHFHTDAVQALGKIKLDLKGLDVDSASFSAHKLHGPRGCGLLYCKKTGLQALSRGGGQEFGLRPGTENLSAIAAMEAAFLRCLPEFRKDIKCPRELFPTVWSANDFLREHLACPILSPWHDYSPFILEIAVEPFPSEVFMRMLSDRGFCVSSGSACSNNARQKGEGILLSMGIKPQVARSSIRLSFSDETTLDETELLCNTINELYTISIRN; this is encoded by the coding sequence GTGTACCGGAAGCTGATGCTTTGGGCCGGGGAAAAGGTTGTCGGATATACCTTCAAGCTATCCCATCAAAATCAGAGACGTTGCTTCGGCAAGCCAGTCCAGGAAGTCATAGGAAACATGCAACACTATTTTGACAATGCAGCTACTACTTTCATGTGCGAGCAGGCACTTGCTGCTTATGGGGAAACAGCCAGGAACTATCCAGGCAACCCTTCCGCACTACATCCCCTTGGAAGAGAAGCAAACGTAAGGCTTGAGACCATACGCAAGAATCTTGCGGACCTCCTGCAAGTTGCATCTTCCGACTTATATTTCACTTCAGGAGGGACAGAATCCAACTCAATCGTCCTCTCTTCCCTGCTCTGGTCACAGAGTCCAGGCGAAATCATCATTTCCTCGATTGAACACGCCTCAGCCGGCGGTTTTGCCAGGATACTCAAGCAACATGGTTGGGAAATCACTACCCTGCTTGCCCCAGGAGGATTCGTACAACCCCAAGCACTTGCAGAAGCCCTTACTTCCCGTACCAGGATGGTCTGCATCCAGACAGTCAACAATGTCGTCGGTTCCATCCAGGATATCAAGTCATTGGTACAGGTCACCAGGACCGCAGGAAAGAATTTCGGACGTCCTATCCATTTCCATACTGATGCTGTCCAGGCTCTTGGGAAGATCAAGCTTGACCTGAAAGGCCTGGATGTTGACTCTGCATCTTTTTCCGCACACAAGCTGCATGGTCCCAGGGGCTGTGGCCTGCTATATTGCAAAAAGACAGGCCTGCAGGCTCTTTCGAGAGGCGGCGGACAGGAATTTGGCCTACGGCCCGGAACGGAAAATCTCAGTGCGATTGCAGCAATGGAAGCAGCATTCCTGCGTTGCCTGCCTGAATTCAGGAAGGACATAAAATGTCCCCGTGAGCTCTTTCCGACAGTCTGGAGTGCCAATGATTTCCTACGTGAACATCTTGCCTGTCCCATCCTGTCTCCTTGGCACGATTATTCACCGTTCATCTTGGAAATTGCCGTAGAACCCTTTCCCTCTGAAGTCTTCATGAGAATGCTTTCGGACAGGGGATTCTGCGTCTCAAGCGGTTCAGCATGCAGCAACAATGCACGGCAGAAAGGCGAAGGCATACTGCTGTCCATGGGCATCAAGCCCCAGGTTGCAAGATCAAGCATCAGGTTGAGTTTCAGTGATGAGACGACTTTGGATGAAACTGAGCTTCTGTGCAACACAATCAACGAACTGTACACTATAAGCATAAGGAATTGA
- a CDS encoding 3-dehydroquinate synthase yields the protein MSGNMKVTLANGKETNVQMVESLQELSEKLGGYGNNVLWVADSNTATLFKRFPSGNVIIEAGELSKTFSSVERILREAVDQGLGRDSYIIGFGGGVVCDLAGFAASIYMRGCRLVLVPTSLLCMVDATLGGKTGCDFQGGKNLVGTFYPAHDVLICPDLLKSLREREFHNGLAEVLKHALLSEDEQLYKFLISRKSQILERDPTALHILLELSLKVKKSYIERDPEETKGVRQALNLGHTFGHALESCGRFSKFSHGEAVAWGTVCSLEAGVLMGVTDPAFAHSAKRLFASYDYDPDYRIGRGEWLEFIGNIAKDKKKKDGIVQFVIMEKQGKYRLMEVPTQIVKRVVLESPISSGAMV from the coding sequence ATGAGTGGAAATATGAAAGTTACCCTTGCCAATGGCAAGGAAACCAATGTGCAGATGGTGGAAAGCCTGCAGGAGCTTTCAGAGAAGCTGGGAGGCTATGGCAACAATGTACTGTGGGTAGCCGATTCAAACACAGCTACCTTGTTCAAGCGTTTTCCCAGTGGAAATGTCATCATTGAAGCCGGAGAACTTTCAAAGACTTTTTCAAGTGTCGAGAGAATTCTGCGGGAAGCTGTTGACCAAGGCTTGGGACGGGACAGCTATATCATAGGCTTCGGCGGAGGCGTGGTATGCGACCTTGCAGGATTTGCTGCATCAATCTACATGAGAGGCTGCAGGCTTGTGCTGGTGCCGACTTCCCTGCTATGCATGGTAGATGCCACTTTGGGAGGAAAGACCGGATGCGATTTCCAAGGAGGCAAGAACCTCGTCGGCACATTCTATCCAGCCCACGATGTGCTTATTTGCCCTGATCTCCTCAAGTCTTTACGGGAACGTGAATTCCATAATGGCCTTGCTGAAGTGCTCAAGCATGCCCTGCTCAGTGAGGATGAACAGCTTTATAAATTTCTTATTTCTCGCAAAAGCCAGATCCTTGAACGGGATCCGACGGCCCTCCATATCCTGCTTGAACTGAGCCTGAAAGTAAAGAAAAGCTATATCGAACGAGATCCGGAGGAAACAAAAGGGGTCAGACAGGCCCTTAATCTGGGACATACGTTCGGACATGCCCTTGAGTCCTGTGGCAGGTTCTCGAAGTTTTCCCATGGGGAGGCTGTTGCATGGGGGACTGTATGCAGTCTGGAAGCAGGCGTGCTGATGGGGGTTACCGATCCTGCCTTTGCACATTCGGCAAAACGGCTCTTTGCTTCGTATGACTATGACCCGGATTACAGAATCGGACGTGGCGAATGGCTTGAATTCATCGGAAATATAGCAAAGGACAAAAAGAAAAAAGATGGCATCGTGCAGTTTGTCATCATGGAAAAACAAGGCAAGTACCGCCTGATGGAAGTGCCGACACAGATAGTCAAGAGAGTCGTGCTGGAATCTCCTATTTCTTCGGGAGCGATGGTCTAG
- a CDS encoding glycoside hydrolase family 31 protein: MKTRLGAGRWWGGVATDGMRMPYGNGTGLTLDLASHGSHGQASPFYVSDDGRYLCSPKSPFSLSIGTDGNLEAEGMNLLAGKGEGTLKSGYQKACWRYFPPTGKCPPAIFFSKPQFSTWMEYFYDLDQEKVLAFATRILEEGYQPGIFIIDDGWMSFYGSFEFDLSRFPDPGKLIRNLHEMGFVVLVWASPFVSTDSVAFRNLEDGAVLLKDKDGEIAIRRWWNGCSALVDLTGTEGQDWMSARLTHLHDDFGIDGFKFDGGDQCYYHDDDQPGIPAVLQSKAYGEFCTRYPYNEVHSCYDTGGRELVQSMCDVRHSWSERGGIASLVPYALAAGLMGYWYFCPGMVAGGQYLDFTPEGDCVDEELFIRFAQCAALMPMIQFSAAPWRLLSAEGRKLCLDAAMLHQRFAPYICEEAKKTSLELQSAGPFPVL, encoded by the coding sequence ATGAAAACAAGGCTTGGAGCTGGCAGGTGGTGGGGAGGCGTTGCTACTGACGGCATGAGAATGCCCTATGGCAATGGAACAGGCCTGACGCTGGATCTTGCTTCGCACGGAAGCCATGGACAGGCATCGCCGTTCTATGTCAGTGATGACGGGCGATATCTCTGTTCCCCAAAAAGTCCTTTTTCCCTATCCATCGGCACTGACGGAAATCTGGAAGCCGAAGGAATGAACCTGCTGGCAGGAAAAGGCGAGGGAACTTTGAAATCTGGTTACCAGAAAGCCTGTTGGCGTTATTTTCCTCCCACAGGAAAATGTCCTCCAGCGATTTTCTTTTCAAAGCCACAGTTCTCCACTTGGATGGAATATTTCTATGATCTTGACCAGGAAAAAGTGCTTGCCTTTGCAACCAGGATACTGGAAGAAGGGTACCAGCCAGGTATCTTCATCATAGATGACGGATGGATGTCCTTCTATGGCAGTTTTGAATTCGACCTGTCCAGGTTTCCTGATCCTGGGAAACTGATCAGGAATCTACACGAAATGGGATTTGTAGTCCTCGTGTGGGCAAGCCCTTTTGTCAGTACGGATTCTGTGGCTTTCCGCAACCTGGAAGATGGTGCAGTCCTGCTGAAAGACAAGGATGGGGAGATTGCCATCAGACGATGGTGGAACGGATGCAGTGCCTTGGTGGACCTGACAGGTACAGAAGGACAGGACTGGATGTCAGCAAGACTTACTCATCTTCACGATGACTTTGGCATTGACGGCTTCAAATTCGATGGCGGAGACCAATGCTACTATCATGATGATGATCAGCCTGGGATACCTGCGGTATTGCAGAGCAAGGCATATGGGGAATTCTGTACCCGTTATCCATATAATGAAGTCCATTCCTGCTATGATACAGGAGGCAGGGAACTTGTCCAAAGCATGTGCGATGTCAGGCACAGCTGGAGCGAAAGGGGAGGAATTGCTTCCTTGGTGCCGTATGCTTTGGCTGCTGGCCTGATGGGATACTGGTATTTTTGCCCGGGAATGGTTGCGGGGGGCCAGTATCTGGATTTTACCCCGGAAGGCGACTGCGTCGACGAGGAACTCTTCATCCGGTTTGCCCAATGTGCGGCTCTTATGCCGATGATTCAGTTTTCAGCCGCTCCATGGAGATTGCTTTCGGCTGAAGGCCGAAAACTGTGTCTGGATGCTGCAATGCTTCATCAAAGATTTGCCCCATACATCTGTGAGGAAGCGAAGAAAACCAGCTTGGAACTGCAGTCCGCTGGTCCGTTCCCTGTACTATGA
- a CDS encoding glycoside hydrolase family 31 protein — protein sequence MRKRRKPAWNCSPLVRSLYYEFGDEEYLEANDQFLVGSELMVAPILRKGQIAREVIFPPGVWEGDDGSIISGKRRRTVMAPLERLPYYRRLL from the coding sequence GTGAGGAAGCGAAGAAAACCAGCTTGGAACTGCAGTCCGCTGGTCCGTTCCCTGTACTATGAATTCGGAGATGAAGAATACCTTGAAGCCAATGACCAGTTCCTCGTCGGCAGTGAACTGATGGTTGCACCGATCCTCAGGAAAGGGCAGATAGCAAGGGAAGTCATCTTTCCACCCGGAGTCTGGGAAGGCGATGATGGTTCCATCATAAGCGGAAAACGCCGACGTACGGTCATGGCGCCACTGGAACGCCTGCCGTACTATCGCCGTCTGCTATAG
- a CDS encoding ATP-dependent RNA helicase: MTYLPVYQHRQDVLDALKDHQIIVVESPTGSGKTTQLPIILHQAGYDSQLSIGITQPRRIATLSVCDFIKDQIGDEGSYVGYKMRFNDTTTSNTRIKVMTDGILLMELKADPLLNQYSVMLIDEAHERSLNIDFILGMLKQVLQYRPDFRVIVSSATINTKKFSDFFDHAPIISINSKMFPVKVIYRPLAKQGMEYRNFQIVSIVAETVKQGPGDILIFLPGEFDIKNCVDALCSWDKEMKLVIYPLYGRLSKEEQESVFTPTPEGHTKIVVATNIAETSITIDGITTVIDLGIAKVNFYNQKDFTSSLVPLPTCKSSCEQRTGRAGRTRPGVCYRLYTKQSYEARSTYGTEEILRTDLSEVVLRMSDLGLYDYEHFPFLTKPKQEAINSAEKTLRFIGAIDEDRHLTTVGEMMVKFPLLPRHARVVVEAIVRFPSVLEEVIIAIAFLSTKSPFILPPGRENEARAAQKHFNNDKYGDFISYLTIYREYESQESKVDKMTFCKEYFMDIQSMQEVVHIAEQLEDIVGEMDIPVTKGGSVHDYLCCIASGLRQYICIKEHGYIYDSLTASTIFIHPGSAYLKRLPQYLVAGELVETSRLYARSVSPLKEAWLDDIMPGLKDRLVHLGMQKAKEEPEKEEDYQDDRKEQRRSGKAERFDSVTIYGRTYRTEKKKKGRDTVLIPYEDLAYLKDKDKNAGKQFKNMPCKVLFMGKYLEEGSKFPASLGTGGKIGRIKTDPYLFKGQFQPRQP; encoded by the coding sequence ATGACCTACCTACCGGTATACCAGCACCGTCAGGATGTCCTCGATGCCTTGAAGGACCATCAGATCATTGTCGTGGAAAGTCCTACAGGATCAGGGAAGACCACACAGCTCCCCATTATCCTGCATCAGGCAGGTTATGACAGCCAGCTTTCCATAGGCATTACCCAACCTAGAAGGATTGCTACGCTCTCTGTCTGTGATTTCATCAAGGACCAAATCGGAGATGAAGGCAGCTATGTCGGCTATAAGATGCGTTTTAACGACACGACGACATCCAATACCCGGATCAAGGTAATGACGGACGGCATCCTTCTTATGGAACTGAAAGCTGACCCCTTGCTCAACCAGTATTCCGTGATGTTGATCGATGAGGCACATGAGCGGAGCCTCAACATCGATTTCATTCTCGGCATGCTCAAACAGGTGCTGCAGTACAGGCCGGATTTCAGAGTCATCGTTTCAAGTGCTACCATCAACACAAAGAAATTCTCTGATTTCTTTGACCATGCGCCGATCATTTCCATAAATTCAAAGATGTTCCCTGTAAAGGTCATCTACCGTCCACTTGCAAAGCAAGGCATGGAATATCGGAATTTCCAGATTGTCAGCATAGTAGCAGAAACCGTCAAGCAAGGCCCCGGAGATATCCTCATTTTCCTTCCGGGTGAATTTGACATCAAGAATTGTGTCGATGCCCTCTGCAGTTGGGACAAGGAAATGAAACTTGTCATTTACCCTCTCTATGGCAGGTTGAGCAAGGAAGAGCAGGAATCTGTCTTTACTCCTACTCCTGAGGGTCATACAAAGATTGTCGTTGCTACGAACATAGCAGAGACTTCCATTACCATCGACGGTATTACGACGGTCATCGACCTAGGAATTGCAAAGGTAAATTTCTACAACCAGAAGGACTTCACAAGTTCCCTTGTTCCCTTGCCGACTTGCAAGTCCAGCTGTGAACAGAGGACAGGAAGAGCTGGCAGGACTCGTCCCGGTGTCTGTTACAGGCTCTATACAAAACAAAGCTATGAAGCCCGCTCCACCTACGGTACCGAAGAAATCCTGAGGACGGACCTGTCGGAAGTAGTACTGCGGATGAGTGACCTTGGCTTATATGACTATGAACATTTTCCGTTCCTGACAAAACCCAAGCAGGAAGCAATCAACAGTGCGGAAAAGACACTGCGGTTCATCGGAGCCATTGACGAAGACAGGCATCTGACGACCGTCGGTGAAATGATGGTAAAGTTTCCCCTGCTGCCCAGGCATGCAAGGGTTGTAGTAGAAGCCATCGTGCGTTTCCCATCGGTCCTAGAAGAAGTAATCATCGCAATAGCCTTCCTGTCTACCAAATCACCGTTCATTCTTCCTCCCGGAAGAGAAAATGAAGCACGGGCAGCCCAGAAGCATTTCAACAATGATAAATATGGCGATTTCATCAGCTACCTTACCATATACAGGGAATACGAATCCCAGGAAAGCAAGGTGGATAAAATGACTTTCTGCAAGGAATACTTCATGGATATACAGTCGATGCAGGAAGTTGTCCATATTGCGGAGCAATTGGAAGACATCGTAGGTGAAATGGATATTCCCGTTACCAAGGGAGGTTCCGTACATGACTACCTCTGCTGCATTGCAAGTGGCCTGAGACAATATATCTGTATCAAGGAACATGGCTATATCTATGACAGCCTTACGGCAAGTACCATCTTCATCCATCCTGGGTCAGCATATCTGAAACGGCTTCCCCAGTACCTTGTTGCAGGAGAACTGGTCGAAACAAGCCGATTGTATGCCAGGAGTGTCAGTCCGCTGAAGGAAGCTTGGCTTGATGACATCATGCCAGGGCTCAAGGACAGGCTTGTCCATCTCGGTATGCAGAAAGCAAAGGAAGAGCCTGAAAAGGAAGAAGATTATCAGGATGACCGAAAGGAACAGCGGCGGAGCGGCAAGGCGGAACGGTTCGATTCCGTTACCATCTATGGCAGGACCTACAGGACAGAAAAGAAGAAGAAAGGAAGGGATACCGTCCTTATTCCATACGAGGATCTTGCCTATCTGAAGGACAAGGACAAAAATGCCGGAAAACAGTTCAAGAACATGCCTTGCAAGGTATTGTTCATGGGCAAATACCTTGAAGAAGGCAGTAAGTTTCCGGCAAGCCTTGGAACTGGCGGGAAAATTGGAAGAATCAAAACAGATCCTTACCTATTCAAAGGACAATTTCAGCCAAGACAACCTTGA